From Candidatus Manganitrophus morganii, the proteins below share one genomic window:
- a CDS encoding homoserine dehydrogenase translates to MKSSIKVGFIGFGTVATGAVKILTEQKGLIRRRLGCPIEIVQIADLDVKRSRGVSLPKGVLTTDAMKVVRHPEIDIVVELIGGYDPARQFLLEAIRRGKQVVTANKALLAAHGEEIFRAAVEQGVDVGFEGSVGGGIPIIHAIKEGLAAEKIAAIYGIVNGTCNYILTKMTDEGKKFSEVLAEAQRLGYAEADPTLDIGGADSAHKLAILTCLAFGTAVPLKEIYTEGVDKVTPLDIAFAEEFGYKIKLLAIAKAADGEIEARVHPTMIPKEYLLSRVGGVHNAIYLVGEAIGEALFYGRGAGSLPTGSAVVSDLIDISRNILKGASGRVPPASFLPEARPALRIKQMDEIESLYYLRFMAEDRPGVLSKISGVLGKHRISISSVIQQGRKAGGNVPLVMMTHRAKERDVQEALSKINRMDYVSEPTMLIRVEGEDE, encoded by the coding sequence ATGAAATCATCCATCAAAGTCGGCTTTATCGGTTTTGGGACCGTCGCCACCGGCGCGGTGAAGATTCTGACCGAACAGAAGGGGCTGATCCGAAGGCGGCTCGGCTGTCCGATCGAGATCGTTCAGATCGCCGACCTCGACGTCAAACGAAGCCGGGGGGTTTCCCTTCCAAAGGGGGTTCTGACGACCGATGCCATGAAGGTCGTCCGGCATCCCGAGATCGATATCGTCGTGGAGCTGATCGGGGGATATGATCCGGCGCGGCAGTTCCTCCTGGAGGCGATCCGGCGGGGAAAACAGGTCGTCACCGCGAACAAAGCGCTGCTCGCCGCCCACGGGGAGGAGATCTTTCGCGCGGCGGTGGAGCAGGGGGTCGATGTCGGATTCGAGGGGAGCGTCGGCGGCGGCATCCCGATCATCCACGCGATCAAGGAAGGCTTGGCGGCCGAGAAGATCGCGGCGATTTATGGGATCGTCAACGGCACCTGCAATTACATCCTGACGAAGATGACCGACGAGGGGAAAAAGTTCTCCGAGGTCCTTGCCGAGGCGCAGCGGCTCGGTTATGCCGAGGCCGATCCGACCCTCGATATCGGCGGGGCCGACTCAGCGCACAAGCTGGCGATTTTGACCTGCCTCGCCTTCGGGACGGCGGTTCCGCTCAAGGAGATCTACACGGAAGGGGTCGACAAGGTGACGCCGCTCGACATCGCTTTCGCCGAGGAGTTCGGCTACAAGATTAAGCTCCTCGCTATCGCGAAAGCGGCCGACGGCGAGATCGAGGCCCGCGTTCATCCGACGATGATCCCCAAGGAGTATCTCCTCTCCCGGGTCGGCGGGGTCCATAACGCGATCTACCTTGTCGGAGAAGCGATCGGAGAAGCGCTCTTTTACGGGCGGGGCGCGGGAAGTCTTCCGACGGGGAGCGCGGTGGTCAGCGACCTGATCGACATTTCCAGAAATATCTTAAAGGGGGCGAGCGGCCGGGTTCCGCCGGCCTCCTTCCTGCCGGAAGCCCGGCCGGCGCTTCGGATCAAGCAGATGGACGAGATCGAAAGCCTCTACTATCTCCGGTTTATGGCCGAGGATCGGCCGGGGGTTCTCAGCAAGATCTCCGGCGTGCTCGGGAAGCACCGGATCAGCATCTCGTCGGTTATCCAACAGGGAAGAAAGGCCGGGGGAAATGTCCCGCTGGTGATGATGACCCATCGCGCCAAGGAGAGGGACGTCCAAGAGGCGCTCTCTAAAATCAATCGAATGGATTACGTCTCGGAGCCGACCATGCTGATTCGTGTGGAGGGTGAAGATGAGTGA
- the alaC gene encoding alanine transaminase: MEFQRIKRLPPYVFNVVNAMKIDARRRGEDIIDFGMGNPDQPTPTHIVEKAIEALENSKNHRYSASKGITKLRLAITDWYKRNYAVELDPDTEAIVTIGSKEGISHLALATLGPGDVVLVPSPTYPIHPYSVVIAGGEVRSIPLAPGRDFFEDMITAFKQTWPRPKMLIINFPHNPTTQVVELDFFKKIVDFARENQVLVVHDLAYADLVFDGYKAPSFLQVPGAKEVGVEFYTLSKSYNMPGWRVGFCVGNREMIGALTKLKSYLDYGIFQPVQIAAIIALNGPQDCVGEVVELYRRRRNVLVDGLNRIGWKIEKPKATMFVWAQIPEPFRQMGSLEFSKLLLTEAKVAVAPGIGFGEYGDDHVRFALVENEHRTRQAIQGIKKVLKGK, from the coding sequence GTGGAATTTCAACGAATCAAACGGCTGCCGCCATACGTGTTCAATGTCGTCAACGCCATGAAAATTGACGCCCGCCGCCGGGGCGAAGACATCATCGATTTCGGAATGGGAAACCCGGACCAGCCGACCCCGACGCACATCGTTGAAAAGGCCATCGAAGCGCTCGAAAACTCAAAAAACCACCGTTACTCCGCCTCCAAGGGGATCACGAAGCTTCGGCTGGCGATCACCGATTGGTATAAGCGGAATTATGCAGTGGAGTTGGACCCCGATACCGAAGCAATCGTGACCATCGGCTCCAAAGAAGGGATCTCGCATTTGGCTTTGGCGACGCTCGGCCCGGGGGATGTGGTGCTGGTTCCCAGTCCGACCTATCCGATCCACCCCTACAGTGTCGTCATTGCCGGCGGGGAGGTCCGCTCCATCCCGCTGGCGCCCGGACGCGATTTTTTCGAGGACATGATCACCGCCTTCAAGCAAACCTGGCCCCGTCCGAAAATGTTGATCATCAATTTTCCGCACAATCCGACCACGCAGGTCGTCGAACTTGATTTCTTCAAGAAGATCGTCGATTTCGCGCGCGAGAATCAGGTTCTGGTGGTCCATGATCTGGCCTATGCCGATCTGGTTTTCGACGGCTATAAAGCGCCGAGCTTCCTTCAGGTGCCCGGGGCGAAGGAGGTCGGCGTCGAATTTTATACCCTTTCAAAAAGCTACAACATGCCGGGATGGCGCGTCGGCTTCTGCGTCGGAAATCGGGAGATGATCGGGGCCTTGACCAAGCTGAAGAGCTATCTCGACTACGGGATCTTTCAACCGGTTCAGATCGCCGCGATCATCGCGCTGAACGGACCGCAGGATTGCGTCGGTGAGGTGGTGGAGCTCTACCGCCGTCGGCGGAATGTCCTGGTCGACGGCTTAAACCGGATCGGCTGGAAAATTGAGAAGCCGAAGGCGACGATGTTTGTCTGGGCGCAGATTCCGGAGCCGTTCCGGCAGATGGGGTCGCTCGAGTTCTCCAAGCTTCTCTTGACGGAGGCGAAGGTCGCCGTCGCTCCCGGGATCGGGTTCGGAGAATACGGCGACGATCATGTCCGCTTCGCCTTGGTCGAGAACGAACACCGGACGCGTCAGGCGATTCAGGGGATCAAGAAGGTTCTCAAGGGGAAATAG
- a CDS encoding EAL domain-containing protein: MKTEKATSLDKDYVDSIVDSMMNALIVIDPDGLIKTINRATRNLLKYTEEELVGRPVEFIFADDSPFKGMGSGVFESTYLSKDGRRIPVLISGSVMRDAAGQIQGIISLAQDITERKKSEEALRESQRVLSTLMGNLPGMAYRCKYDPDRTMEFASEGALELTGYPPSDLIGNTKISFAKLVHPDDLERIEADIKTALKEKHSFKLVYRMVDAAQNEKWVWEQGIGIFASNGKLLTLEGFVIDITERKLSEERLQYLANHDSLTGLPNRALFMEHLRLALMTAKRHQRLVAVLFLDLDRFKLINDTLGHGVGDLLLKGVADRLNICLRRTDTVARLNAMNGTVARLGGDEFTLLLTDIAQTQDVPIVVQRIVNIFMTPFFVEGHELFVTPSVGISLYPNDGDTPDKLLRNADTALYRAKEQGRNNYQFYLPEMNAKVSERLAMENSLRKALEKNEFLLHYQPQVDLNTGAIVGMEALVRWHHAESGLISPAKFIPLAEETGLILPIGEWVLRTACAQNKAWQEAGLPPIRVAVNLSGRQFQQRNLIETVRRILTETGLGAEFLELELTESILMQKIEIITSVLSELEGMGIQISVDDFGTGYSSLSYLKRFPISNLKVDRSFVSDITTDPDDAAITSAIINMAHSLKLKVVAEGVETAEQLAFLRSLKCDGMQGYFFSRPLAAEEATKLLVEKKGISFPS, from the coding sequence TTGAAGACAGAAAAGGCGACCTCCCTCGATAAAGACTACGTCGACTCCATCGTCGATAGCATGATGAATGCCCTCATCGTGATCGATCCGGATGGTCTGATCAAAACGATTAACCGGGCGACCCGGAATCTGTTGAAGTATACCGAAGAGGAGCTCGTCGGCCGGCCGGTTGAGTTTATTTTTGCAGATGACTCCCCCTTTAAGGGAATGGGCTCGGGTGTATTTGAAAGCACCTACCTTTCGAAAGACGGGAGAAGAATTCCCGTTTTGATCTCCGGTTCCGTCATGAGAGACGCGGCGGGACAGATCCAGGGAATCATTTCGCTGGCTCAGGATATTACGGAAAGGAAGAAATCGGAGGAGGCGCTGCGGGAAAGCCAGCGGGTGCTCTCCACACTGATGGGCAATCTCCCGGGGATGGCCTATCGCTGCAAATATGACCCGGACCGGACGATGGAGTTTGCCAGCGAGGGAGCATTGGAGTTGACCGGCTATCCTCCCTCCGACCTGATCGGAAACACGAAAATCTCTTTCGCTAAACTGGTCCATCCCGACGATCTGGAGCGGATCGAAGCGGACATCAAGACCGCTCTCAAGGAGAAACACTCGTTCAAATTGGTCTATCGAATGGTGGATGCCGCTCAAAACGAGAAGTGGGTGTGGGAGCAAGGAATCGGGATCTTTGCGTCTAATGGGAAACTGCTGACCCTGGAAGGCTTCGTGATCGATATCACCGAGAGAAAACTCTCCGAAGAGCGTTTACAATACCTCGCCAACCATGATTCTTTAACCGGTTTGCCGAACCGGGCTTTATTTATGGAGCATCTCCGGCTGGCGTTGATGACAGCGAAGCGGCATCAACGGCTGGTGGCGGTTCTCTTTCTCGATCTCGATCGCTTCAAGCTGATCAACGACACACTCGGGCATGGTGTCGGGGATCTTCTCCTCAAAGGGGTTGCCGACCGGCTGAACATCTGCCTCCGCCGGACCGACACGGTCGCCCGTCTAAACGCCATGAACGGGACGGTTGCGCGCCTCGGTGGAGACGAATTCACCCTCCTGCTCACCGACATCGCCCAGACGCAAGATGTCCCGATCGTGGTCCAAAGGATCGTCAATATTTTTATGACCCCCTTCTTTGTCGAGGGGCATGAGCTTTTTGTCACCCCCAGCGTCGGGATCAGCCTCTACCCCAACGACGGGGACACCCCTGATAAGCTGCTGAGAAATGCCGACACCGCCCTTTATCGCGCGAAGGAACAGGGACGCAACAACTACCAATTCTATCTTCCCGAAATGAATGCAAAGGTCTCCGAGCGGCTCGCCATGGAAAACTCCCTTCGGAAGGCGCTGGAGAAGAATGAATTTCTTTTGCACTATCAGCCTCAGGTCGATTTAAACACGGGAGCGATTGTCGGGATGGAAGCCCTGGTCCGCTGGCATCACGCCGAATCGGGGCTGATCTCCCCCGCGAAATTCATTCCGCTCGCCGAAGAGACCGGATTGATCCTGCCGATCGGAGAATGGGTGCTTCGCACCGCCTGCGCTCAGAATAAAGCGTGGCAGGAGGCCGGCCTTCCGCCGATCCGGGTTGCGGTCAATCTCTCCGGACGCCAGTTCCAGCAGAGAAACTTGATTGAGACGGTCCGGCGAATCTTGACCGAAACCGGGCTCGGCGCAGAGTTCCTGGAGCTTGAATTGACCGAGAGCATCTTGATGCAAAAGATTGAAATCATCACCTCGGTTCTCTCCGAGCTCGAGGGCATGGGGATACAGATCTCCGTCGACGACTTCGGGACCGGCTACTCCTCGTTGAGTTATCTCAAGCGCTTTCCGATCTCCAACTTGAAGGTCGATCGCTCTTTTGTCAGCGATATCACAACCGATCCGGATGACGCCGCCATCACCAGCGCCATCATCAATATGGCCCATAGCCTTAAGCTGAAGGTCGTCGCGGAAGGGGTGGAAACGGCCGAGCAGCTCGCCTTCCTCCGATCACTGAAATGCGACGGCATGCAAGGATACTTCTTCAGCCGTCCGCTGGCGGCGGAGGAGGCGACAAAGCTCCTGGTCGAGAAAAAAGGAATCTCGTTTCCCTCGTAA
- a CDS encoding cytochrome-c peroxidase, with protein MKKRRYHWITFGFIIFMVFFLGWEAPLQARPKKSNKYPPETLFDTLPNPPFHLHPLLAPSIPPYNLQTPAKIELGKMLFFDPRLSRDNTVSCATCHNPEHGFSDARPVSVGIGGQKGNRNAPTIFNVAYNKTHFWDGRAGSLEEQALGPIQNPIEMGEDLNRLVQKLNGVPGYIEAFKKVFGTGVTADGIAQAIAAFERTILSNNSPFDRFMAGDDNALTPTEQHGIRVFNEKGKCVTCHNGPNFTDNKFHPLGLPKREGIPNDIGRYAITQDEAEKEHFKTPTLRNIAQTAPYMHNGIFATLEEVVEFYVKAEPTTSPRHPLLTPLSLLTDQDKKALVEFLKSLTGEPINITPPKLPE; from the coding sequence GTGAAGAAGAGAAGATACCATTGGATCACTTTCGGGTTCATCATTTTTATGGTTTTCTTCCTGGGATGGGAGGCCCCGCTTCAGGCCCGCCCGAAGAAGAGCAACAAGTATCCTCCGGAGACCCTCTTCGATACCCTTCCGAATCCGCCGTTTCATCTTCATCCGCTCCTTGCGCCGTCGATCCCCCCCTACAATCTCCAAACCCCGGCTAAGATAGAATTGGGGAAGATGCTCTTCTTCGATCCGCGGCTCTCGCGGGATAACACCGTCTCCTGCGCCACCTGCCACAACCCGGAACATGGCTTCTCGGATGCCCGGCCGGTATCGGTCGGCATCGGCGGACAGAAGGGGAACCGGAACGCGCCGACAATCTTCAACGTCGCTTATAATAAGACGCACTTCTGGGACGGCCGCGCAGGATCGCTCGAGGAACAGGCGTTGGGTCCGATCCAAAATCCGATCGAAATGGGGGAAGATTTAAACCGCCTTGTGCAAAAGCTGAACGGTGTTCCCGGATATATCGAAGCCTTTAAAAAAGTTTTCGGAACCGGGGTGACAGCCGACGGCATCGCGCAAGCGATCGCCGCCTTCGAGCGGACGATTCTCTCCAACAACTCTCCCTTTGACCGATTTATGGCGGGGGATGATAACGCATTGACCCCGACCGAACAGCACGGCATCCGAGTCTTTAACGAAAAAGGAAAATGCGTCACCTGCCACAACGGACCGAATTTTACCGACAACAAATTTCATCCGCTCGGCCTGCCGAAACGAGAGGGAATCCCCAACGACATCGGCCGCTACGCGATCACCCAGGACGAGGCGGAGAAGGAGCACTTCAAGACGCCGACCCTCCGCAACATCGCCCAGACCGCGCCTTACATGCACAACGGCATCTTCGCGACGCTGGAAGAGGTGGTCGAATTCTACGTCAAGGCGGAGCCGACCACCTCCCCCCGCCATCCGCTGCTCACCCCTCTGAGCCTTCTGACCGATCAGGACAAAAAGGCGCTGGTCGAATTCCTCAAATCCCTCACCGGCGAGCCGATCAACATCACCCCGCCGAAGCTGCCGGAGTAG
- a CDS encoding YdiU family protein encodes MRKLETLRFDNSFARLPAAFYSRLSPTPLPDPYLVHFNADAAGLIELDPQEGARPEFVGYFAGNQLLPGSEPLAMLYSGHQFGVYVPQLGDGRAILLGEVRTRSGERWELQLKGAGRTPYSRDGDGRAVLRSTIREYLCSEAMHGLGIPTTRALSIVGSDQKIFRETVETAAVLLRLAPSHVRFGSFQIFYYRRQHEHLQTLADDVIAHHFPELAEKKEKHALFLTEVVFRTARLMAEWQAVGFAHGVMNTDNMSILGLTFDYGPFGFVEAYEPGFVCNHSDHIGRYAFNRQPQIGLWNLSALAQALSPLISKEALTEALDQYEPVFNAHYITLMARKLGLKAFQNGDAPLLIDLLGLLQNNHIDYTNFFRALGNFKQAPGEKNADLRDRFIDAAAFDAWAERYRARLLADGARDEERKNAMDRINPQYILRNYLAETAIRKATRERDYTEIGRLLTLLKRPFDEQPDQNHYAAPPPDWAKGIEVSCSS; translated from the coding sequence ATGAGAAAACTCGAAACACTCCGCTTTGATAATTCCTTCGCGCGCCTTCCCGCCGCGTTCTACTCCCGCCTCTCTCCGACGCCGCTCCCCGACCCCTACCTCGTCCACTTCAATGCGGATGCGGCGGGGTTGATCGAGCTTGATCCCCAGGAAGGGGCGCGTCCGGAGTTCGTCGGCTATTTTGCGGGCAATCAGCTTCTCCCGGGGAGCGAGCCGCTCGCGATGCTCTACTCCGGCCACCAGTTCGGCGTCTATGTCCCGCAGTTGGGAGATGGACGGGCGATCCTCCTCGGCGAAGTTCGAACCCGATCCGGGGAGCGGTGGGAGCTGCAATTGAAGGGGGCCGGCCGCACCCCCTACTCCCGCGACGGCGACGGCCGCGCCGTTCTCCGCTCCACCATTCGCGAATATCTCTGCAGTGAGGCGATGCATGGGCTTGGCATTCCGACCACGCGCGCCCTCTCCATTGTCGGGAGCGATCAGAAGATCTTCCGGGAGACGGTGGAGACCGCCGCGGTTTTGCTGCGCCTCGCCCCCTCCCATGTCCGTTTCGGCTCGTTCCAGATTTTTTATTACCGCCGCCAGCACGAGCATCTCCAGACCCTCGCCGATGATGTCATTGCCCATCACTTCCCCGAATTGGCGGAAAAAAAGGAGAAGCACGCTCTCTTTCTGACGGAGGTGGTCTTTCGGACGGCGCGGTTGATGGCCGAGTGGCAGGCGGTCGGATTCGCCCACGGGGTGATGAACACCGACAACATGTCGATCCTGGGTCTCACATTCGATTACGGTCCCTTTGGATTCGTGGAGGCGTATGAGCCGGGTTTTGTCTGCAATCATTCCGATCACATCGGCCGGTATGCATTTAACCGCCAGCCGCAGATCGGCCTTTGGAACTTAAGCGCCCTGGCGCAGGCCCTCTCGCCGCTGATCTCGAAAGAAGCGCTGACAGAGGCACTCGACCAATACGAGCCGGTCTTTAATGCGCACTATATTACATTGATGGCCCGGAAATTGGGACTAAAAGCGTTTCAGAACGGAGACGCTCCCCTCTTGATCGACCTTCTCGGGCTCCTTCAGAACAACCATATCGACTATACGAACTTCTTCCGAGCGCTCGGAAACTTCAAGCAAGCCCCGGGTGAGAAGAACGCCGATCTTCGGGATCGGTTCATCGATGCGGCGGCCTTCGATGCCTGGGCCGAACGTTACCGGGCCCGATTGCTTGCCGATGGCGCGCGGGATGAAGAGCGAAAAAACGCGATGGATCGGATCAACCCCCAATATATCCTTCGCAACTATTTGGCCGAGACCGCCATCCGGAAGGCGACACGGGAACGGGACTACACCGAAATTGGGCGGCTGCTGACACTCCTCAAGCGCCCCTTCGATGAGCAGCCGGATCAAAATCATTACGCCGCCCCGCCGCCGGATTGGGCAAAGGGAATAGAAGTCAGCTGCTCATCATAA
- the metF gene encoding methylenetetrahydrofolate reductase [NAD(P)H], translating to MKIPAYFESGRPIFSFEFFPPKTEEGVEHLFRTIGELKALAPAFVSVTYGAGGSNRQRTVEVVKRIKGEHGVEAMAHLTCVGSDRDEIDRVLSQLKEAGIENVLALRGDPPKGEATFNRPADGFSYAHELVAYIRKRNDFAVGGACYPEGHVECRDLEKDLANLKKKIETGLDFVITQLFFDNRCYFDFVKRARAIGIRVPILPGIMPITNVGQVKRFTEMCGASIPASFLCELEAVQEDPAAVMAHGIRHAVTQCRELLSKGAPGIHFYTLNKSPATRAILELLSDLR from the coding sequence GTGAAAATCCCAGCTTATTTTGAATCGGGCCGTCCGATTTTCTCATTCGAGTTCTTTCCGCCGAAAACGGAAGAAGGGGTGGAACATCTTTTCCGGACCATCGGCGAATTGAAGGCGCTCGCGCCGGCGTTTGTCTCCGTCACCTATGGCGCAGGGGGAAGCAACCGCCAGCGAACGGTCGAGGTGGTCAAGCGGATCAAGGGAGAACACGGCGTCGAGGCGATGGCGCATCTCACCTGCGTCGGATCGGACCGGGACGAGATTGATCGGGTTCTAAGCCAGCTGAAAGAGGCAGGCATTGAGAATGTGCTGGCCCTTCGGGGCGATCCGCCGAAAGGGGAGGCAACCTTTAACCGCCCCGCCGATGGGTTCTCCTACGCGCACGAATTGGTGGCTTACATCCGAAAGCGCAATGATTTCGCCGTGGGGGGGGCCTGTTACCCGGAAGGGCACGTCGAGTGCCGCGATCTCGAAAAGGATTTGGCGAACCTGAAGAAGAAAATCGAGACCGGGTTGGATTTCGTCATCACGCAGCTCTTCTTCGACAACCGATGTTATTTTGATTTTGTAAAACGGGCCCGGGCGATCGGAATCCGCGTCCCCATCCTCCCCGGCATCATGCCGATCACCAACGTCGGCCAGGTGAAGCGCTTCACGGAAATGTGCGGCGCGTCGATCCCCGCCTCCTTCTTATGCGAACTGGAAGCCGTTCAGGAAGATCCGGCGGCCGTGATGGCGCACGGCATCCGCCACGCGGTGACGCAATGCCGAGAGCTTCTGAGCAAAGGGGCCCCCGGAATTCAT